The window TAAATAAACCAATAAGATATTCGTTATCAATTTTTTATCCTTAGTTCGGTTTCGGTTTAGCCGATCACTCTCGCCTTTAGGCATCACTCTTCAGTTTTTCTAAAATGTACTAAAATAGCAAATTCAAAAGAGAATCACTGGAAGAACTGAATAAGGTGCTGCAAGTATCCGAAAGAACTCAAATAACTTAGCGGTATCGCATTGAAAGAAGAGGATTTTTGAGAGGCAGAGAGCTGGGAAGTGTTCCTTGCGGTTCCTAGTCAGTACTCATGGAACGAAATTAAGAATTTAGGAATAAAGGAAATAGCCATTATTATACAATTAGGGAtaaaaaattaatattaatataaTGTTATTGCGTTATCGATTTAACCATTAAGAAAAATCTTAAAATCAGAAATCGAACTGATAATccaataaaaaattataaaaccATTTACAAATAGTTAATCAATATTTCGATACCGATAAATTAATAACATTTTTGTTGATCGGGTTAATCGGTCAAAGCGCTTTTTGCACACGCCTGCTCTTCTCAAccccaaaaagaaaaagacatTTTTTTAATGAAGAATGGTAGAACTTCACAACCACCGTAGCTATTTAAAAACGTTTCTTTTTAGCGCATGACAATGACACGAGAATAAACATCAATAGCAGTAATATAGATACAGTGTGCGGAATGCCATTCAAAGGCACTGGTGTTTAATTTTTGGCCACttaaatttgaaatttttaatttttatttttcgtTTAAAATTTACGGGTTTTGGATTCAAACTCCTGCTcagttaaatattaaaaaaaaatcggagTTCAAAAGTTTGTagtaaaattaggcctattcggacaAAGTTAAGCCTATTCAGGAAGGCAAACTTCTGtctgaataggcctaacttttgcaCGAATGCAAACTGCCTaaataggcctaactttggcccaaaattaggcctattcgggcaaaaattACGCCTTAAAATAGAGGTTTGTAAAATTCTAactaaattgaaaaagaaaaaaaaattgcctgAAGGCAAGACAGAATTTTGCCTTTTGGTAAAGACAAAACTCTACctcaaggtagagtttgaaaATTTGCCTGAGGTAGAGTTTCGTtttcttgcaattttttttttttttaatatatatattttttttttaatatttgattgAATGAGAGTTCGAACCCGAAATCAAGAAATTTTTAGctaaggccaaaaattaaagaccaccaatttgagggacaaaattaaagaccagtgcctttgaaggctatcgtgcaaatgaccctagTATAAATGGCAGTGATGAAGCCTTTGATAGCTTTTTGGGAATTATCAAAGCTAGATGCATTTCGTCTCAATTTCAAAAGGTTTTGACCCTGCCAAATAAAAGGGGAtaaatgatttatttattttagaaAAAAGAATTGTCTATAGTTTGATGCATATAATCCACAGCAAACTTTTCTCCagacattttttatttattttttctgatTAGCATTATAAAGTGAGTGCCAAATACATCAGATTACCAGTACACTATTgctaattttttttccttccatTTTTAGCATATAAAAATAAGAAAGAACAAAAACATATTTCTTCCGTTGCCGGGACTTGAACCCGGGTCTCTCGGGTGAGAGCCGAGTATCCTAACCAACTAGACTACAACGGATTCTTGCTATGTGTGCTTCACAATATCTATATGTATGTAGTAAACATTTGCTTGGTTATATCAGATGAATTCAGCTACGCAAGAATATATGTTTTATTTTATACATatcaaatgaaaaataaaaatatgtatattaatAATACGGAGATCAAACTATTAAACACAAATACACCCTTTTAAAGTAATTCATTATAATCTCTTTGGTATAGAGCGTTTTACCATCAAAATAAGACTTTTTCACGTGAATTTGAATTGATCAGGCTAGACAATGGATACAAACATGGGATGAAGAACCAAAAAAGTTGTATGATTTAAACCTTAATTGGTACTTGTTGTGCTTTTCTAAACCATAAAAGGTGGAACATAAGTGCACCAAAAAGTACAAGCAATAATTGATCATTAAAAACAAGAAACCTTAATTGGTACTTGTTGTGCTTTTCTAAACCATAAAAGGTAGAATATAAGTGCACCAAAAAGTATAAGCAATAATTGATCATTAAAAACAAGAAACTCATTACTCAGAATCAGTCAAAAACTTCCCAGTCCTTAGTGATTTTTGTGGATTGCAGTAATCGATTTGGTGCAGTCAGGCTTCCAACTCCTGGACCAAACGTTTCCCATTTGGTAGTCACCGTTGAAGTACCATTAGAATTGCTTACAAAGTtagaatttttttctttaaaattgtcCAGCATATCAACAAAACTCTGAATCCGATGAACCTGCCAGGAGAAGAAAATAATATTCACGGAATATATATAACATCAATAAAATGAAACATCAAAACACGGTAGATAAACACTGGTCTACCAGGTTTAAAATTTCTTACTATAGTGAACGGATGGACTCCACATTCGGCAGCATATAGGGGCGGATGTACTTTGCTACAAGCAATGTCATCTGACATAATGAGGGTAATTACCTCTTGTTATAGTAATTTGTTTATTTGTTCGCTTCTTCAAATATCGACACTGCTTATACAAAAAAAATTACGTGCCACTGTATAGGTATGTGTGCGCACACAAGAAAATAGGTATAAAtagaattatatgtatatttcagAACTCACTTTCGCGACTCTGAATATAGTTTTAAATTCCGAATTTGTCACTACTCAAGAAGGGTATTACATTTTACTTCTCTTTGATGCGAAGGTCTGATGCATCACTTAAACAATTATTTAAAGAACTCTCTCTTTTGAAGGTAAAAATCTCATAACATAATATAAGAAATCAAGTTACAAAAGTGGAACCAATATGCAGCCAATTGTGTTGCTACTCGATGGAGAATGGGATAATTAGTCTGATATTGACATGTCATAACCCGAATGCCAACAATTTGACCTTCCGATCATTTGTATTTCTAAGCAATTTACACAAAGTTCAGTTACTTTAACATGACAAAATATTGTTTTGTACATGGAGCAAGGGGTAAGGACTAGCAACTCCGTTTTTAGTTTTGTTTTGAGATATTTACTTGTCCTTGTTACGAAAATAACTCTCATGCTGTTCTTAATTTGGATAATTAGTAAGCTAATTTTGTCTTAATAGTAGCTTTTGTGAGTTAAGCAACAACTGACCTCCTTCTTCCTCTGAGCTCTTGCTTCTCCTTCTGCCTCAATACCATCAAGTGTAAGAAGCTGAATAATTAACAACTCTGTTAGACCAACAAAATCTCTGTCCTCAACTCTAGTACCTCTCTTCACAGCTTCCTCTAATGCCACAACCTACACGAAAAGCAATtaacttacataatcaagaatccACGCTTTtacaagaaaggaaaaaaaaaaaaagaactctgCAGATCAATTTTACGGATGGTCATTCAACTTTCTGTTCATTGTATTAAAGTCATAAAACTAATTTTTGTAATAGCTATGGTCCCGAAAACACAAGTTACCATTCAACAACTCACCCTAAATAATATCATGTGGCACCAATGATATAAAATCACATTTGTAATAGCGAGTTGTTTTTTCTGGCAGCTTACTTGTGTTTTCTTGTACCAAATTTAGCATTTTTCAACTTGTTTTTATCCTCTGCGATATATATGCATAGTTGAGTTAACTTTCCCTTACAAAATTAATTCACGACTTTGGTGCACAAGTTAAAAGTTGAATGACCATGTGCAAAATTACGCCAAACTCTAGTGGAAACACTGATGTAGGAATACTTACGTACCCTGTGTGAGAGCTTATCGACCTCTACTCTTACTCGGGCGATGGCATCACAAGAGACAGAGGtactcttcattttcttcatctcTTTACTGGCTGGATCTTCCATTAGGATCACCTTTGACATGTCTTTTACACCAGCAATGTGCAAACATTCATTCTCATCCTTCTCTTTTCCTTGGAACAATAATCTCTGAACATTAGGATGTAGCCCAGTTCTGTCACATAGAATTATCTTCAGGTTCCCTTCATTTCATTAACACAAAGCAATTAGGTTAGAATTTTCTTCAGGTTCCCTTCATTTCGTTAACACAAAGCAATTAGGTcacaaattaagaaaaaaaaatagctaCTAAGTAAGTATTGGCAGGGCAATATCTCATCAATATCTAAGTCCAGTATGCATAGTCACAAAATGGCCTATGTTAATTGCCACCAACTGAAATTTCAGTACTTTGGCAGTCCCTAGTACTCCCTACAGTTTGTTTTGCGTTTAACTTGTACATACTGATAACTAATATTCGAGGATCATTAAACAGCCCCTTATGAATCTCGGAACCTTTCAATATGAACAATAATTTAACCAATTTAATTGATTAGTATATAACAAGTATGGAGCAAAGAAATATACTGGCACTGGGTTGACTTAAAGTCTTCCTATTAAGAATTTTTTACACTATCACATTACTCAAAAGACAGCTATAGGTATTGCCCTTAATAAGTGAAACTAACTGTCAAGCCTGCTATAACAAGTTAAATTGCACTGATAatgttttaaaaataataataataataaataattgtACTGTTAGATCCTTTTATATTACCCTTTTATTTCCTTAAATAGCATAACAGGAGTTGGTTATCCTTCTATGCTCAAGTAAACTTAGTGTTCTTTTCTTGTTTAAACAGTACATTCTATTAATAACCAAAAGTATGTACAAGTGTAGAGGCCAGAAGCAGATGTGGACTATCTGCTCCTCTCAAATCACCACTCACCTATATCTCTAATCTGTAAGTAACTAAACATATTAACTTAGTGTTTTACTCAAAATGACAATGTTGGTGGCTGCAGGTGCTTGTGGGGGGAGTCTACTGTCTAGCCAAAAAAAACCAAGAACAATCATTAACAATCAATTTCATATAGCTAGTTCTTCTGCACATTCGGCAGTGTATATAAATCAGACACATGGAAATCCCATCTAATTAAGGAGGCTGTTAGGTAttatgaacaacaacaacaaaaatttcGCCTCAATTCTAAAAAGTTGGGGTCGGTTTTATGAACCTCACTATTCCTGCCGTTCCATTTAAGCTCATCTTAAGTCAAcaccaaatttaaaaaaaaaaaaaaaagtactaaaaattactatattttctattggTGTATAAAGTTTGCAAATCATAATAAATTGACTTGTTTTACATTAGTCAACCTATCACAACCCTTCTTTATTCACAAGTTGACACGGCCAATATGAGCAAGCTCACACTGTCGCAGTTCTCTTAACAATAGATGGGCAACCAGGCGCACAAAACACCCCGCATTCATGCAAGGTCCAAGAAAGACCGCACCCCAAGGATGTCAAATAGGCGGTCTACCCTTAAGCAAGCTACGACTCGAACCcatgacctataggtcacacagACACAGAGACAACTTTACTGTCGCTCTACCGTTCTCTTAACTATGatcaacaataaaaaaaaaaaaaaattgtggatgaTCAAGTTGTTTACCAAATGTTGATTCAGCTGGAACGATGATATCATGGTAACAAGAATCATAAGAGACTTTGATCTTGATCATAGGACCAGCAACAGAATTAGCTTCAGCTGAAACTCCAACTCTTTTCTGAACTAATAAACCACCAGGCCTAACTTCCCAATCAATAATACAAGCCTTATTTTTCTCTTCACCTTCAGTGTATTTATTCTCATCTTTAATTACCTCATTTCTACTACTTTTTGAAGAAGTTGATGATTTTTTCCACATGTTTGTTCCACTAAAAGGTAgctaaaaaagaaaatgagaaatatTAAAAAGGTGAGAAGTTGATTGAGAAATTAAAGTTTGGTGGCTCAATGTGATAAATGGGTTGGAGCATGAATTGAGTGAAGACCATAAATGAATGAGAcctggaaaaaaataattaaaaagtaacctTTGTACTCACTTTGCTGGGGACTACTGGAAAGTGGAAAGTGACTTGTGAACTGACAAATATGTTAACGTGGTTGCtttgttttttctcttttttaagAAACTTTAAGCAAATGTAAATATCATTCTGAATAAATTTCAAGGGTT is drawn from Lycium barbarum isolate Lr01 chromosome 8, ASM1917538v2, whole genome shotgun sequence and contains these coding sequences:
- the LOC132605792 gene encoding BAG family molecular chaperone regulator 4-like isoform X2 → MWKKSSTSSKSSRNEVIKDENKYTEGEEKNKACIIDWEVRPGGLLVQKRVGVSAEANSVAGPMIKIKVSYDSCYHDIIVPAESTFGNLKIILCDRTGLHPNVQRLLFQGKEKDENECLHIAGVKDMSKVILMEDPASKEMKKMKSTSVSCDAIARVRVEVDKLSHRVVALEEAVKRGTRVEDRDFVGLTELLIIQLLTLDGIEAEGEARAQRKKEMTLLVAKYIRPYMLPNVESIRSL
- the LOC132605792 gene encoding BAG family molecular chaperone regulator 4-like isoform X1; this translates as MWKKSSTSSKSSRNEVIKDENKYTEGEEKNKACIIDWEVRPGGLLVQKRVGVSAEANSVAGPMIKIKVSYDSCYHDIIVPAESTFGNLKIILCDRTGLHPNVQRLLFQGKEKDENECLHIAGVKDMSKVILMEDPASKEMKKMKSTSVSCDAIARVRVEVDKLSHRVVALEEAVKRGTRVEDRDFVGLTELLIIQLLTLDGIEAEGEARAQRKKEVHRIQSFVDMLDNFKEKNSNFVSNSNGTSTVTTKWETFGPGVGSLTAPNRLLQSTKITKDWEVFD